A genomic window from Lineus longissimus chromosome 17, tnLinLong1.2, whole genome shotgun sequence includes:
- the LOC135501284 gene encoding nonsense-mediated mRNA decay factor SMG7-like, with product MSTVAQLFRQAESLKSSTSDSSFGTNEAWVSRQKLQDLYQRLLVVDLEYSLDKKVEQDLWNHVFKNQINAMQTQAKDRQNAKRAEIQASLNLFLETSSGFYVQLLQELCSAFKLDLPFRRRSSYFGILREPNAVKGMKMPKKSSSMYICQYCLVHLGDIARYRQQIEQAQTYYRHAAFLVPYNGQPYNQLAILEAAKGSKLSTVFYYVRSLAVKHPFPVAATNLEKFYSKITKEVLDIRGKLTMSEIIAAFLQFHAFVHLCTDLDRAQKLMNQLLVSLPSHITSMSFSSHQFIEMIVINLFAMYHAKKHLDKGDKPSQGEERCYNLVLQLTVSLLDNLLHSTPKNNKAREYHTLPAIKLIMDWLKVNQDLLSKPIITNSTIWPCASKLFNHIQHWSQQKVGKFKASDYEQVPLPEDTEVQCFQPVESCYTKLDFTRQLIDNLPTETETHIRCHRLVNHGIWVCDEFPSLNLLNYQKQKNGYHQFSAPTAHVKLLPGDNDKSGGNSDKKSTRQNVAIQAILQHKASQPMPIPKQDSETNKKEGIMKSKHSGDQHGSGKNQIWPKHVQILAPPHSTPAKVSSQTTISHNSPQLQVARNSPQPRNSPQLIGRDSPNVQPPPKQISPQLPVGAKPQPGLVNVPAYSSAQVFGQKMVPSAGHGSNSIDFTGIQVPPPHLQPQANKNIPQHMQPPHGQPQQHQQQRMMNPAVGKEAKPQNDIARNFEAQNQTFNIFSQGFGSLLQEGGSAPGFGGYSENSLQNHADKQLGPDNDNGGWSQFPWPRESSNQQHQMQRHGQKQNFHGNQQQFLSNQNPRQQAQQNQVHFRNNPLGQVNPQPQHPLFIGSPMPVQPGMQQQYPGNQMPYPGNQMSARPIGSRGMVNADQRRDAPGNMNQIDHARFSMAPGTAMAQDQRGRPIDMSAFKMPPPNTIGVSGYPPNAADFARLSEGAPKPDSPLDALPRPMFPSEKQPPNVPGGATYSLFSQSPWSMAKMQPQESKGYGMMQGYSQSQESPPEQGTSGPYTGNNLQSLWSSGPSPLEKLLEQQKQQRQSEPH from the exons ATGAGCACAGTGGCACAGTTATTTCG GCAAGCTGAATCATTGAAGTCGAGCACATCCGATTCGTCATTTGGTACCAATGAAGCCTGGGTATCAAGACAGAAGTTACAGGACCTGTATCAGCGCCTCCTAGTGGTTGATTTAGAATACTCGTTAGATAAAAAAGTGGAGCAGGATTTATGGAACCATGTTTTCAAAAACCAGATCAATGCCATGCAGACACAGGCAAAGGATCGCCAG AACGCCAAGAGAGCAGAGATTCAGGCCAGTTTGAACCTGTTCTTAGAAACATCTAGTGGATTCTACGTGCAACTCCTACAGGAACTATGCAGTGCTTTCAAGCTAGACCTTCCTTTCCGCAGGAGGTCATCTTACTTCGGTATTCTACGGG AGCCGAATGCAGTAAAGGGTATGAAAATGCCGAAGAAGAGCTCATCTATGTATATTTGTCAGTACTGCTTGGTTCATCTTGGAGACATTG CACGGTACCGCCAACAGATCGAGCAAGCACAAACCTATTACCGACATGCAGCTTTCCTTGTACCATATAATGGCCAGCCCTATAACCAACTTGCCATTCTGGAGGCTGCCAAGGGGAGCAAACTCTCCACAGTGTTCTATTATGTTCGGAGCTTGGCTGTGAAACATCCATTCCCTGTGGCTGCGACCAATCTGGAGAAGTTCTATTCCAAGATTACGAAAGAGGTGCTAGATATTCGTGGCAAGCTTACGATGTCCGAGATTATTGCTGCATTCCTACAGTTTCATGCTTTTGTTCACCTATGCACAG ATTTAGATCGAGCTCAGAAGTTGATGAACCAGCTTCTTGTCAGCCTACCATCTCACATCACATCCATGAGTTTTAGCTCGCATCAGTTCATCGAGATGATTGTCATCAACTTGTTTGCGATGTACCATGCCAAGAAGCATCTGGACAAGGGAGACAAACCAAGTCAAGGAGAGGAGAGGTGTTATAACTTGGTATTACAGTTGACTG TATCGCTGCTTGACAACTTACTGCACAGCACTCCGAAGAACAACAAAGCTCGTGAATATCATACCCtgcctgccatcaaactcatcATGGACTGGCTAAAGGTCAACCAGGATCTTTTATCAAAACCAATCATCACAAACTCTAC aatctggCCCTGTGCAAGCAAGCTTTTCAACCACATACAACACTGGTCTCAACAAAAAGTTGGAAAGTTCAAGGCCTCTGACT ATGAGCAGGTCCCACTACCTGAAGACACCGAAGTCCAATGTTTCCAACCGGTCGAGAGCTGCTACACAAAACTCGATTTCACTCGACAGCTGATTGATAACCTGCCCACAGAGACTGAGACTCATATACGATGTCACCGACTGGTCAATCATGGGATATGGGTATGCGATGAATTCCCAAG TTTAAATCTACTGAACTACCAAAAGCAAAAGAATGGCTACCACCAGTTCAGTGCTCCGACCGCCCATGTGAAACTTCTGCCAGGTGATAACGACAAATCGGGTGGTAACTCTGATAAGAAGTCCACTCGGCAGAACGTGGCAATTCAAGCCATCCTGCAACACAAGGCAAGCCAGCCAATGCCAATTCCAAAGCAGGACTCTGAGACAAACAAAAAGGAG GGCATCATGAAGTCCAAACACTCCGGTGATCAACATGGAAGTGGGAAAAACCAGATCTGGCCAAAGCATGTCCAGATTTTAGCACCACCCCATTCTACACCGGCAAAAGTATCATCACAAACCACGATATCTCACAATTCACCACAACTGCAGGTCGCGAGGAATTCACCTCAACCACGAAATTCTCCACAGTTGATTGGGCGAGATTCTCCCAATGTACAGCCACCCCCGAAGCAAATCTCGCCGCAGTTACCAGTTGGTGCTAAACCCCAACCGGGCCTAGTTAACGTTCCAGCATACTCTTCGGCACAAGTATTTGGGCAGAAGATGGTACCATCTGCAGGTCATGGTTCAAACAGTATTGACTTCACTGGGATACAAGTGCCCCCGCCCCATCTTCAGCCTCAAGCCAATAAGAATATTCCCCAGCACATGCAGCCACCGCATGGACAACCCCAACAGCATCAGCAACAGCGAATGATGAACCCAGCCGTGGGGAAGGAAGCAAAGCCACAAAATGACATTGCACGGAATTTTGAAGCACAAAATCAAACTTTTAATATCTTCAGTCAGGGTTTTGGATCCCTGCTGCAGGAAGGTGGCAGTGCACCAGGTTTCGGAGGATACTCTGAAAATTCCTTGCAGAATCATGCAGATAAGCAATTAGGTCCGGATAATGACAATGGTGGTTGGTCCCAGTTTCCATGGCCACGTGAATCTAGTAACCAACAGCATCAAATGCAACGCCACGGACAGAAACAAAATTTCCACGGCAACCAGCAGCAGTTCCTTAGTAACCAGAACCCACGGCAACAGGCGCAGCAGAACCAGGTGCATTTCCGGAATAACCCGTTAGGTCAGGTGAATCCACAGCCACAGCATCCATTGTTCATTGGGAGTCCAATGCCTGTGCAGCCAGGGATGCAACAGCAGTACCCAGGCAATCAGATGCCTTATCCTGGCAACCAGATGTCAGCTCGTCCAATCGGTTCAAGGGGGATGGTGAATGCAGACCAGCGGAGAGATGCCCCAG GAAATATGAACCAAATTGACCATGCCAGATTTTCCATGGCGCCAGGGACAGCAATGGCACAGGACCAGCGAGGACGCCCCATCGACATGTCGGCATTCAAGATGCCTCCTCCAAATACTATTGGAGTGTCGGGGTATCCACCCAACGCAGCTGATTTTGCTCGGTTATCAGAGGGAGCTCCTAAACCTGATAGTCCTCTAGATGCTTTGCCAAG GCCAATGTTCCCGTCAGAAAAGCAACCTCCCAATGTGCCTGGTGGTGCCACCTATTCATTATTCAGCCAGTCGCCCTGGTCGATGGCGAAAATGCAACCACAGGAATCGAAAG GGTATGGCATGATGCAAGGATATAGCCAGTCCCAAGAGAGTCCACCAGAGCAGGGAACATCTGGACCTTATACTGGAAATAATCTGCAG TCGCTGTGGTCATCAGGTCCATCGCCGCTGGAGAAACTGCTGGAGCAGCAGAAGCAACAACGTCAGAGTGAACCACACTGA
- the LOC135501005 gene encoding nuclear hormone receptor family member nhr-91-like encodes MNPQQNKMLSSIDTLPSFYDIKLKRRRLTETIGNSDGESVFSSSLSSCSSVSDCGDCDGRFMSDLSDNNSSTNSDDSADSLRQHQEKAQFEEFAKRLRQNMKVEDKKAPNEPPLALLQKLPNQNSLFVQYDQKMSGFETHKIPVFNMSTQHKPQGHSVPPFEVTLKCPTYPGVMYFNDHREKIPTDQNKLIHPTIQERGFKLENFTLAREHQFPDQYCAICEDRASGLHYGVLTCEGCKGFFKRTVQNKRVYTCIGQENCVINKIQRNRCQCCRFKKCLQKGMVTAAVREDRMPGGRNAGALYNLCKVKYRKHKRRTQSGKDLNRPRRNDYPTPIEPIHKKWPPMEQMETQPEALELLKFECHPMPKIDSTINFRKMTKQAIEERFCEMTDLTVSSLVTWAKELSFFKEVTVDEWTKVLKLQWHTMLLLDITSSENQLLAPEVCRESSKTSMQSESNSTANMSEHFSSLVEKYTHQFNGYMNKMNGQVDPQSKMYNEGLKILAIVAEIVVTFCKLHLTPEEHGLLRVLILLNVENNESLRNIQWIRRQYLMTLKQYEFVHHSSKQNRYHTLLYQVALLHKASDQFQENNLLFVPFILRSPLAMKDGCHKYILGQFSD; translated from the exons ATGAACCCCCAGCAGAACAAGATGTTGTCCTCGATTGACACCCTGCCCTCTTTCTACGACATAAAACTCAAACGACGACGCCTGACAGAGACAATCGGAAACAGCGATGGCGAGTCAGTCTTTAGCAGCTCTCTATCGTCATGTTCATCTGTCAGTGACTGCGGGGACTGCGATGGACGCTTCATGTCCGATTTGTCCGATAATAACTCCAGCACAAACAGTGACGATTCTGCGGACTCTCTCAGACAACATCAGGAAAAAGCTCAATTTGAGGAATTTGCAAAACGCCTTCGACAGAATATGAAGGTGGAAGATAAGAAAGCTCCAAATGAACCACCACTAGCTTTACTGCAAAAGTTACCCAATCAGAATTCGCTGTTTGTACAGTATGATCAAAAAATGTCTGGATTCGAGACACATAAAATACCTGTTTTTAACATGTCAACACAACACAAGCCACAGGGACACTCGGTGCCACCTTTTGAAGTAACTTTGAAATGTCCGACGTATCCCGGTGTGATGTATTTCAATGATCACAGGGAGAAGATTCCCACTGATCAGAATAAGTTGATACATCCAACCATTCAGGAAAGAGGGTTCAAGCTCGAAAACTTCACTTTGGCTCGTGAGCACCAGTTCCCCGACCAGTACTGTGCAATCTGCGAGGACAGGGCAAGTGGGCTGCATTATGGCGTTTTAACTTGTGAAGG GTGTAAAGGGTTCTTCAAGCGAACCGTCCAAAACAAGCGTGTCTATACCTGTATTGGGCAAGAGAACTGTGTCATTAACAAGATACAGAGGAATAGATGTCAGTGCTGCCGCTTCAAGAAGTGTTTGCAGAAAGGAATGGTCACAGCTG CTGTGCGTGAAGATCGTATGCCCGGTGGACGCAATGCTGGTGCCCTCTATAACTTGTGCAAG GTCAAATATCGAAAGCACAAGAGGCGTACACAAAGTGGAAAGGACCTCAACAGACCTCGAAGGAACGACTACCCGACCCCGATAGAACCAATACATAAAAAATGGCCGCCGATGGAACAAATGGAAACTCAGCCAGAGGCTTTGGAGCTGTTAAAATTTGAATGTCACCCCATGCCAAAAATCGACTCAACAATAAATTTCCGCAAAATGACGAAACAGGCCATTGAGGAACGCTTTTGTGAAATGACAGACTTGACTGTTTCAAGTCTCGTCACTTGGGCAAAAGAGTTGTCCTTTTTCAAGGAAGTGACAGTAGACGAATGGACTAAAGTTCTGAAACTGCAGTGGCACACAATGTTATTGCTCGATATTACTTCAAGTGAGAACCAGTTATTGGCCCCAGAGGTTTGTCGGGAATCGTCAAAGACTTCGATGCAAAGTGAATCAAATTCTACAGCGAATATGTCGGAGCATTTTTCATCGCTGGTCGAGAAGTACACCCACCAGTTTAACGGCTATATGAACAAAATGAATGGGCAGGTCGACCCCCAGAGCAAGATGTACAATGAGGGGCTAAAGATTCTTGCGATTGTTGCAGAAATTGTTGTGACGTTCTGTAAACTTCATCTGACACCCGAGGAACATGGCCTGCTGCGTGTGCTGATCTTGCTTAATGTTG aaaacaatGAATCGTTGCGCAATATCCAGTGGATAAGACGCCAGTACCTCATGACCCTCAAGCAATACGAATTTGTGCATCACTCGTCCAAACAGAATCGCTATCACACACTTCTCTACCAGGTGGCACTGTTGCACAAAGCATCAGATCAGTTCCAAGAGAACAATTTACTCTTTGTTCCGTTCATCTTACGGAGCCCGTTGGCAATGAAGGATGGATGTCATAAGTACATTTTAGGACAGTTTAGTGACTGA